TAAAATTCGACAATTTATTCATATTCAATTTTATgtctatttaaaacaaaaaaatgagttAAACATCAATTAGGATTGGAAACtcaatatatttataagtttagTGACAGTTACAAAAAGCTCAATTCaacaataaaacaataaaatttaaagctaAACAAAATAGACGGTTTGTTACTTGGTGGTAATCCACTTTTCACTAATGGAGCTTAAGTCAAACACACATCATAATACACGTCTTTCACTCCTTAGGCGGCAATCTCAGTCGATGTAAGGTTTCAGATCTATCTTCGGCATCAAATTGGACAACTTACTCTtttatctttctcttctcttttctagGATCTTCTTTTTATGATGAGGTACACGCCGATTTCTCTAACAAATTATGACACAGTGAACTTTGATTCCGTCTTGTTCATAATTGACATATTAAGCTAATATACTATTATCCTATAACATCGAAGAGATCCATCAACTGGATGAACCATAATCAaagtttaattaaataaaaaattagaaaactatTTTCAATATACGATAAAAATTCGACATTTAGtaatattcaattttatctctatttataataaacaatgAATTACACATCAATTAAGATTGGAAAcacaagaaaataattttccaagatcaaaagatattttacaaacaaagataaaatcATTTAATCTTTCTGAAATATTAATTTGTGTTAATATCGTTGATTTGGTAGACCACAATACCACATATCAAATATTCTTTGTTTACTTTAATAAATTggaaaaactaaaatatgttttagttCACATAAAGTTTTGTTCactaaaaacatttatatttagaGTTAGGTGGTTAAATTACTGACAGAATAAGCAAAATTAAGATAGTTGTTTGaaattttcataaaaacaaaaaaggttGCGAgttgattaatttattttctttattcattgttgaatgtttgttttatataatatgagaaCCTCTTATCCAATAGTTTAATTCTAGATTcactcatgttttttttttaataagaagtggagtataaatttcagaaaataatttattaaaattagaaaatagttaaataaatttttcatcATATGGTAAATTTTGGTAGTTTAGCATGAGCAAGTGCAATGATCAAATATGATCTAAATctaaaagtgaaaatatttttaaaataacattatatatatatatatatatatatatggtccaaaactttaaaattttaaatatattactaaatttAGAGATTCaaaatttactaattttaaaatcaatctcATGATCACGTTTTCTACGGTTTTAACATgacaaaaacttttaaaattactCCATTATATCATTAAACATATCattgatattttttaacaaGCCCATAAATAATTTGAGACGGTAAACAAAAACGTTAGTTGTAATCTTCAAGTAATGGTAGTtgaattaaaagttaaaaccatTAGAATCAGGAcaaaacatttaatttataCTACTGTCTTTTGATATAGACTTTAATTTCTTCCGGTCCCAATAGATAGACTATTTTTAAATAACCGTTGGGAGGAGCAGCAGCCAGCAGAGTAACAACATCAGCAAACACCATTTACTTCTAACGgctagtttcttcttcttctatatatacaGACCCAATCATTCATTCACAACAGACTCCAAATAAAACCACATCAGTCTCATCTTCTTCTGTCCTTGTCTCATACACAACTAACTCTTAATGGCTCAGAGAACTCTTGTTGAATCTTGCTGTCCATTATTCTCCTTCCTCTTGTTGTTGTCTGCTGCTCATCTTGCCTACTGCAAGGAGATTCTGGTTGGAGGCAAACCCAGTGCTTGGAAAATCCCTTCTTCACCCTCTGATTCACTCAACAAATGGGCTGAGAGTTTGAGGTTTCATGTTGGAGACTCTCTCGGTGAGTTTTGCCAAAAATGGTTTTAAAACTTCTCTGAACTCTTGTGACtgattgtgtgtgtgtttatgcATTGGTGGTGGACAGTATGGAGGTACGATGGGGAAAAGGACTCGGTTCTGCAAGTGACGAAAGAGGCGTACATTAACTGCAACACCACAAACCCAGCAGCTAGTTACAGCAACGGAGACACTAAGGTGAAGCTAGAGAGATCTggatctttcttcttcatcagcgGGTCTAAGAGCAACTGTGTCCAAGGCGAGAAGCTTCACATTGTCGTCATGTCATCTCGTGGTGGTGGTTTCTTCACTGGCTCTGCTCCTCCTTCTCCGGCACCTTCTCCTGCTCTTTTGGAAGCTCAAGCTGTTCCTCCTGCAACTGGTTCTGCTTCTTATTTGACCAGTCGAGTTGGGGTTTTGGGATTCGTTGGCTTGGCAATTCTTTTGCTCTGAGTTTCTCTGTTATATAGATTCTTTTATCTGTGagattgtttttaaaattcttttagcTCTTCTGAATGAAATCAGTTACTAAACCCACACACAATGCAATATTAGTACATCAAACAGCATCCATCCCTAACTATCGTTTATTACTTGGCCAAGAGAACATTACcacatgatatatatatatatatatatattatatcaaacAGCATCAATCCTAACTATCCTTCTTCTGGCTGAACAGATTGTTTCTCATCTGCTTGGTACTTCCTCTTTTTCGCAGTTGTTTCTGAATAGGTCATCCTTGATTTCTCTCCTTTACTGAGGTCTATTATGTTCTGCTTTTGAGCTGCATTTATTTACCAACGATTATTAGAGAAACATGGATATGTAAAAGGAAGAGCAAAGACTGTATAAAAATGCTTACCAGATGAAAGATCAGGCAGAGAGTGTTCGATGAAACGGGTTGCTGCCTGACGGTTTAAGACTGTAGTCGGACGCAATGGTTCTATGattaaaaacagagaaacataTAAAAAGATCGTCTAGTGAATAAGACACTGAAAGTTAGCAATCAATCCAGTCTCTAACAAACCAAaaataacacacacacacaacttcAGATACTAGACAAGAACAAATCtattcaaatcaaatttaagttttaaagaAGGAAAGGAAGTGGTTTTTGCTGGAAACAAAGTTGAAATATCAAAAtccatttgaaaattaaaaaattattcaaatgaAAAACGAactaaaaatactcaaaatccCTCAAATTCAACAGTCACATCACAAATAAAAAAGTTACCTTTACTTCGATCCATACACTGCTGTAACTTCTCTCTGTACACGTTTAGCCTCTCCTGAAAAAAAAGACGATGCCTTTTTGATTTGCATATGCAAACACTTAGCCAAAGAAACTGACTTTTATTACATACAATTTCAGATTTCACTCGATGATCATCAGGGTTCACACCACTACACCTTAGCCTCACTGTAAACACAAACCCCACAACACAGTCTCAAAATGAACGAACTTTACAGatcaataagaagaagaaggaagtgGGTGGTTACGAGTGAACATCGTTGTGGTGGCTTCGGCGAGCAAGTACATAGTCTTAGCCCTCTGCAGTGGCTGCATTTGGTCGAGAGCCTCTGGTTTAGCTAAAGACATCATCTTCTCGAGCTGCGGTTTCAGTTCCTGGAGTTGGGCTAGTGTTTGTTTCACAGCCTCCATAGCTGACTCCGGGACAACTCCTGCGGCGGCGGTGCTGCTACTTTCTCCTTCACCTCCTTCCATCTTTTAGTCAAGCGGAGAGAGTGACGTCAGCAATTATCAAAGATGCTGTTAAAAAGTCAGTCGAATTTGGGCCGTTAAAGGGCCAAACCGAAACTCAGGGTTTAAGGCcattgctttttcttttttttccctcTTGTTGGGCAATAGTGtattcaattaatattttagtatttattaaaattattataagttctatataaatattttaaattctcatataaaattataggaGTTGTAATTTTTTAGTAAAAGAAATTACATAACACATTTTAAAATCACGAAGGATCTACTAAAATTTACTAATTAATTAAAACAACAGATTCTAAagtatgttttaaattattaataaaattgtatttaatttaagaaattttaatatttgtggaaaataatatatattatctcAATAGCAAAATCTTATCGTTATTTATAccattttagataaaatatttcaaattacaACGCATAATTTCATTCATATTATTGTCAAAATTTACATactactatttaaaataatgttttgtcGGAAAGATAATTATTACTCTTTGTAATgtgattaattaaaatttcttcCGATAATACTTAAAAGAAACTGAAATTTAAGTGATTGAtcctaatatttatttacattggTCTCTCTCTCGTTTGTCCTTGTGAGCTTTGTGGTGTCCTGGAGCCCTAGGTTCCCCGATCATCTCTGCGATTCCACCCCCAAACCCTAAGCTCCGATTAATCAGAATCCCTAATCTGAAGAAGAGATGAGCTCCTTCTCAATTACCCGAAAGAAAACGCCGTTCCAGAAacacaaggaagaagaagaagccaggAAGAAGGTTCGTCCTGTCATCGCAATTTTTAGGGATTTTTCGAATGAGTAAGTAGATCGATTCGATTCGATTGATAATTGATCCAATTCTTAAAACGCAGAAAGCTGAGGATGAGACGGCGCGTCTCTATCAGGAGTTCGTGGAGTCGTTCCAAGGGGAGAGTGGAACCAAGACCTTTGTTCGAGGTGGCACAATTAACCCCGGCGAGAAACCTAAAGTTGATTCCcaaggtaaaaataaaaaaggctACGGCTTTTTTAACTTGTTTGTTAGATTGATTCGTTTCGTTTCGTTTGtgtgcttctttttttttgatggtGTCAAAATGGTAGAAAACAAcgttttttgtttatattgagAACAATACATTAATAATAAGAGTATGGacctttttgttttctatgCGTTCGCGGATGGCAGGTGAAAAGTCCAAAGATGGGGGTTCGGTTTCCAAGAAGGGAAGTAGGTAAAGTGATTGCTTTTGATTGATTGATCAACCTTCCAATGCAAAGCCATGAGAAGCAAAACGAGTTTTTAACATCGTTTGAACTTTCTGATGAGTGCTTCTTACAATGCTCGAGTAGAATAATACTATATGTCATGTGTTAATGTCATCTGTGTATAGCAAGTAGCTGAGGTCTTCATGTGATAAGAGTTGTGGGTCTTAGAAAATTTGCTTGATAAGAATAATTGAAATGTTTGTGCGTGTTCTTGTGATATAGTATATTATCTCCCGCTTAATTTATGCAGGTATGTTCCCTCTTTTCTTCCTCCACCAATGGCATCCAAGAGTAAAGAAACAGAGAGGAAGGTCAGTAGCAAGACTCTTTTTGACTGTCTTTCTTATTAATCGGGTTTTTGTGCTTTGAAGCAGCAATGTGTTTGttgtcattttatttatttttgatctcTGTAGAGGGAGGAAGAGAGACcgaaggagagagaaaaaggaAAGACTCGAAATATAGATAATTTTATGGAGGAGTTAAAGCGTGAACAAGAGTTGAGGGAAAGAAGAAACCAGGATCGTGACCGTCAGGGCGATAGCTCGGTTAGTACTCTTTTCATCTGTTTTCTGCTTTCAGGCTAACCctgaactgttttttttttttggagatatGTCCTGCATTTTGTACTTAACTCTTATTCTATCTTCAGCCTTCTAGCCGCTTTGATGAGCTACCTGATGAATTTGATCCAACTGGAAGGCTAGGATCGTTTGATGATGGTGACCCACAAACGACGAATTTGTATGTTGGGAATCTATCCCCAAAGGTATCTTTAAATCTTACGTGAATTTATGTactgtttttatgttttctaacaTGCGTCCTAGACTTATATGTGGTCTTTATGCTCAAATAGGTTGATGAAAACTTTCTTTTGCGCACGTTTGGAAGATTTGGTCCCATAGCCAGTGTCAAGATTATGTGGCCAAGAACAGATGAGGAGAAGAGGCGACAAAGAAACTGTGGATTTGTTTCCTTCATGCATAGAGCTGATGGACAAGCTGCAAAAGATGAAATGCAAGGTTAGCTAGCCTTCTTCTCTCTAAAACTATCTTTTGTAGCGTGGCCTAAAGATCAATTGCTAGGTAGGGGCAACATGTGTTATGTATGATAGAAAagcttaaaataaataattgtacaAGAAACGTATCTAGGTTCTATGCTTTTTTTAATAGCATATTATGACTACTTTAATTCAAAAACATTTGATTGGTTTTATAAGTGCAAATTCTACGTCATTGTGTAACTAAAATTCAATACAAGGCATGCATTGCCATTCAGTTTTAGTCATTATTACTACCTAGCTTTGTTTTGGCTTTTCTTTCTTCATTGATGAGAGTTCTTTATTGTTACTGCTTTGTCTTTTCTTTCTTGATATACAACTTACCCACTGGTTAGTCAATGTTGTAAACTAATGGTTCTTCTGTCAATTATTACTAGTTATGGTCGACTGGTTTTGTATTAACTGAATATCCTGATTGCATCTGACCATTTATAGAAACTTACGAAGGAGATACTAATTTTGCAGGGATCATCGTGTACGATTATGAACTGAAGATTGGTTGGGGTAAAGCGGTTTCTCTACCATCACAAGCATTACCCGCTCCACCACCTGGACATATGGCTATTCGTAGTAAGGAGGTCTGTGTTGCATCATGTGCTACTCTTTGAGATATATTTCTTCTGTAGTCCTATATACTAACCTATGAATGGGTTTGATTCCTGCTTGTGATTCGTATTTTGCCATACTGTCAGTTTCATATCTATCAGTTGTCACtctaatatttcatatattttaatttggcAGGGCTGCAACTTGATTTTTTCTGGTCAATCGGGTCCACCAATAATAACTTCTGTTCCAACTCAAAATTCTGAGCTGGTATGTAAACTTGATTCTTCT
The window above is part of the Raphanus sativus cultivar WK10039 unplaced genomic scaffold, ASM80110v3 Scaffold0492, whole genome shotgun sequence genome. Proteins encoded here:
- the LOC108825238 gene encoding early nodulin-like protein 13 is translated as MAQRTLVESCCPLFSFLLLLSAAHLAYCKEILVGGKPSAWKIPSSPSDSLNKWAESLRFHVGDSLVWRYDGEKDSVLQVTKEAYINCNTTNPAASYSNGDTKVKLERSGSFFFISGSKSNCVQGEKLHIVVMSSRGGGFFTGSAPPSPAPSPALLEAQAVPPATGSASYLTSRVGVLGFVGLAILLL
- the LOC108825601 gene encoding uncharacterized protein LOC108825601 — translated: MEGGEGESSSTAAAGVVPESAMEAVKQTLAQLQELKPQLEKMMSLAKPEALDQMQPLQRAKTMYLLAEATTTMFTLRLRCSGVNPDDHRVKSEIERLNVYREKLQQCMDRSKEPLRPTTVLNRQAATRFIEHSLPDLSSAQKQNIIDLSKGEKSRMTYSETTAKKRKYQADEKQSVQPEEG